Below is a window of Halarcobacter anaerophilus DNA.
TCCAAATCGTCATTTGCCATTAAGTCATCCGTATTCGTATCCCCTGCAATATGTTTGGCAACGGCTATTTCTTTGTGATCTCCTTGATCTTCAAATAGATTATTTAAATATATAGTAAGTTTTCTAATTACAGCCATTACCCTCTCTATTTTTTGTCTATTTATATCATGAAACTGCATCAATTCCATTGCTTGAAAGATTTCGGCATTTCCGTCGTTGATTTTTTCATTTACATCGGAAATATGTGTAGACATCTCTTTTGCAGCCTCTAAGTTTTTCTTAAAAACTTCAATATTAGGAAATTTTTGACTTAAAGAAGATAACATTGCAACTTGTTTTTCACTGAAATCATTTAAAATTTTAACATCGTTTTGTATTGCATTGTTATAGTCTAAAATATTACTTAAAACATCAAATATTTTAGTAGCTTTTTCTTCTGAATCATTTGCTACGGCACTTAATTGATTTACAACTTTAGTATCTTCTTCTACAGGTAAAGGGAAAACTCCTGAATCTATTTTTGAATCCAAATCGTCACCCCTTTTTTCTTCATAATCGATTGAAGGTTCAGGAACTTTTTCTTCCTCTATTCCTTCAATTGAAGATAATATTTCATCTATATTGTCAGAAGATAGTTTTTCGTTTGATTGAGCAATCGTCTCTTCAATTGTAGGCTCCTCTTTTGCCTCTTCTAAAGATTCATTTTGCTCTTCTGTATTTTCAGAAGGTTTTTCTTCTTTAGGTTCTTCTTTCTCTTGGTTTTCAGAAGATTTTTCCTCATTTTGACTATTTTCCAACTCTTTTATAATATCATCTATATTTGTCTCTTCTGAAGGTTTATCTTCTTCTTTTTCTATATTTTCAAGATTATTTAATATATCTTCAACAGATTCGTCTTCTACTTTTTTATCTTCGTTTTTTACAATATCTTCAGTTTGTGCTATTAATTCATTAATATCATCTTCTGACATATTGCCTTGAGGTTCTGCCTTCTTTTCATCAGATTCAGAAGATGAATCATCATCCTTAAAATCTAATCCATTCATCAAAGACTCAATCTCTTCTTGACTCATACTCATAATCTACACCTTGCCTTTAAGATATTTCAACTTATTTCAGAACCCCATCTAACTTCTCTTTTAAAACTTCTGCATTAAAAGGTTTTACAATATAGTTGTTTACCCCTGCTTTTAATGCCGTAATAACTTCGTTTTTCCCACCTTCTGTTGTAATCATAATAATTGGCGTTTTTTGATGGTTACCTTCAGATCTAACTTTTTTAACTAATTCCAGTCCGTTCATATTCGGCATATTCCAGTCAGTTAAAATAATATCATAATTAGACTCTTCCAATAATTTCCATGCTTTAACCCCATCTTCAGCTTCGTTAAAATCCTCTTTTGTATATCCAAGTTGCATGACAACATTGCCTATAATTCTTCTCATAGTGGAGCTATCGTCAACTATTAAAATCTTCATATTATTACCTTTTTTAAAACTATATTCAAAATCTTTTAATTATATAAGATTTGTTTTAAATTTATACTTAATAAATAATAATTTAAAGTAACCGATTTATCTAACTTTAAAAAATCTTTAAATATAATTATTTAACTACACAAAAAATTAAGGATTACCATGATAAGAGGTCTATATACAGCAGCAACCGGTATGAATGCAATGCAAAGTCAAATCGATGTTACTTCAAACAATATTGCCAATGTAAATACTATTGGATTTAAGCAAGATAGAGCCGAATTTCAAGACTTGATGTATGAAAGCCTCAATTATACCGCAGGTCAGACTTCTGAAATCACAACCAATCCGACAGGGATTGATGTAGGACTTGGTGTAAGAGTATCTGGTATCCAAAAAAACTTCCTAGAAGGTGATCTTAAAACTACTTCAAATACCCTTGATATTGCAATTGAAGGAAAAGGTTTTTTCCAAATTACAATGCCTGACGGAGAGATTGCTTACAGCAGAGGTGGTGCCTTTAAACTTGATGATGAAGGTAATATCGTAAACGGAAACGGATATATGCTTGAACCTCAAATTACAGTACCTGAAGATTTGATTAATTTAACTGTTGCAGTTGACGGAACAGTAACGGCAGAAGATCCTAATACAGGAGACGTAACGGAACTTGGACAAATTACAACCGTAGATTTCATAAACCCGGCAGGACTTACACCTCTTGGTGATTCTCTTTATTTGGCAAGTGATGCTTCGGGTGACCCAATAGAAGGAACTCCTTCGGAAGATCAATTTGGTTCTTTAAAACAAGGAATGGTTGAGCTGTCAAATGTTAAGTTGGTAAATGAAATGGTTGATTTAATTACTGCTCAAAGAGCATATGAAGCTAATTCAAAAGCAATAACTACTTCTGACGATATGTTAAGTATTGTTAACCAATTAAAAAGATAATTAGATTAAATTGATAGTTTATGTCTGTTAATTTAGAAGAGTTAAAAAGACTCAGAGAAGAGAACTTTGCAAAACATAAAAAGAAGAAAAAAGAGTATTACCTAAAAAGCAAAAAAAAGAATTTAAAATCTAAATATGCAAGTTACAAAGAGATTGATTACTCAAAAGAACTAAATAGTGATAATTTTGCCGAAAACATAAAAATAATTGCAAAAAAGCAAAAAAAACATATTGATGACAGAAAAGAACAAATACTTTTAAAAATCGAAGAGTATAAAGAGAAAAAGCAGAATTATTATCAAGAAAACAGAGAAAAAAGATTAGAATACGACAAAGTATATAGAGAGAAAAAGAAAGAAAAATTAAAAGAGTATAGAAAAGAGTATTATAAAAAGAATAGAGAAAAAATTCTACAAAAGCAAAAAGAGAGAAGAAACAAAACTAATAAAGAGTAGCAAATGGCAGATAAAAGTGATGAAGAAATTGTAAAAGAAGAAGCTGGTTTAGAATCAAAAATCAGTGATGAAGAGGTATTAGCCCACCTTTCACTAGGTAAAGAAGATGAGAATAAGGAAGAAAATTCAGAATCTTCAGAGCAAAACAACTCGGAAACAAATGATGAGAATTCAAAACAGACAAATGATGAAGAAGTTATTGCAAATGAAGATAAAGACGATGAAAAAGATCCAAACAGCCTTAATCCTAATAAAGCAGAAGAGTTTGAAGAGTTTGAAGTACAGAAAAAGCAACCTAAAATTTTCAGACTTTTGATTGCTATTGCATCTACTCTGTTTTTAGTTCTGATTATCGGTCTAATTCTTTATTTTATAGGTTTTTTTGATTCTGAAGCTCCCAAAAAAGAAGAAATTGCAAAGATAAAAGAGAACAAACCTGTTCCTGAAATTGTTTTTAATGAAAAAGAGATAGATAAAAAAGAGTTAAATAAAAAACTTACTATGCTTACTAAAAAAGAGATAATGAATAAAGAGGAATTAGAAGCTGAAGAGAAGAAAATAGAAGCAGAAAGAAAAAGAAAAGAAGAAGAACAAAAAAAAGCTCTTGAAGCAAAGAAAAAAGAGGAAGAACAAAAACTAGCAAATCAATTAGCAAAAATTGAAAAAGAGAAAAAAGAGTTACAAGAGCAACAAAAACTTATAAAACAACAACAAGAAGAATTTTTGCAACTTCAAGAAAAAGCAAAAAAAGAGATTGAAAATAAAATAAACAATATAAATAATAATGAAGTTCAAGCAAATAATATGAAAAATGAAGAATCGAATCTTCCTTTAGAAAAACAGGAAACAAACGTAAGCCCTGAAGAGATCAATAAAATGATACAAGAAGTTGATACTAAACAAATGGCAAATAACTCTTTTCTTTCATTTATTAATGTTGCAACAATAAAAGGTGTTCTTTATAAATCTTTTTTGGATGATGTACAAAAATATGATAAAAATATCTCTTTATGCAGAGATTTAAAAAATAGAATAGAGATATATGTAGGACCGTATGATTCTACAAAAGAGAGACAAAAGGTTTATAATCTACTTCTTGAAAATGGATTTAAAGAGGCTTATTTAGTTGATTTAACAAAAGAAGAGTATGAAAAAAGATGTAAATATTAGGAAATCACGAGTTTTCTAATATTTCAAAACACTTTTGAGTTTTGATAACTTTGTTATCTATATCAACTTCTAATATAAATTCTTCACGAATGTAAGGTATTAGAAATGATTTCGGCAGGTTTAAACTTTTTATTAAATCACTATTTGTAGAGACTTCTAAATAATCATCAAGAGGATATCTATGTATATCTTTAACTACTCCCAAACATTTTTCATCTTCAAAAATTTCGCAGCCTATGATATCAAACCAGAAGTACTCTTTATCTTCTAATTTACAGTTCTCTTTTGTTTGATCTTCCGAGACGTAAAGTTCTTGATTTGTAAGTTTTTTTGCTATATCAATATCATCATAGTTTTCAAATTTAATTAATTCTTTTGAGAAGTTGTACTCTTGTACAATAAGCGTTTCATCTCTGTTTGTAGTAAAGGTTGCACCTTTTTTAAACTGCTCGGGAAAATCTGAGTCAATAAAAAGTCTTAAATGACCTTTTAATCCCACTGCCTTCCCTAGCTTGGCAACATAAATTTTTTTATTCATTGTTGAAAATTAATTTGCAAGAACTTGTATTTTATAAGACACACCATCTTTTGCTTTACAACCATTAGCCATAGTTTTTAAAGCATTAATCATGTTTCCGTTTTTGCCTATTAGTTTACCTATATCCGCACTATTTGCTTTTATTGTAATTTCAGTAAATGTTTCATCTACTTTATGCGTTGATATTGATACTTCTTCAGGCTTACTAACAATTAGTTTTGCATAACTTTCTATAAAATTTGTAATCATGTTGTTATTTTATAATATAATTACTTTTGTGCCGCTAATTTTTTAACTTTTTCTGAAGGTTTTGCACCAACACTTACCCAATAGTTATATCTTTCTTCATCAAGTTTTAATACTTTTGGTTCAGATACAGGGTTAAAGTAACCAATTGATTCAATCCAACCTGAATCTCTTCTTTTTCTTGAATCTGTTACAACAATTCTGTAAAATGGTTTTTTGTTTCTTCCCATTCTTGTCAATCTAATTACTGTCATTTTTTTTCCTTTTTATTATCTTATTAGTATTGAATTCTAAACTCTTAAAATCCAAGTTTACAACTCAATACTAATTTAGTTTTGCTCTATCTAGGTAAGTTAAGTC
It encodes the following:
- a CDS encoding response regulator; protein product: MKILIVDDSSTMRRIIGNVVMQLGYTKEDFNEAEDGVKAWKLLEESNYDIILTDWNMPNMNGLELVKKVRSEGNHQKTPIIMITTEGGKNEVITALKAGVNNYIVKPFNAEVLKEKLDGVLK
- the flgG gene encoding flagellar basal-body rod protein FlgG, giving the protein MIRGLYTAATGMNAMQSQIDVTSNNIANVNTIGFKQDRAEFQDLMYESLNYTAGQTSEITTNPTGIDVGLGVRVSGIQKNFLEGDLKTTSNTLDIAIEGKGFFQITMPDGEIAYSRGGAFKLDDEGNIVNGNGYMLEPQITVPEDLINLTVAVDGTVTAEDPNTGDVTELGQITTVDFINPAGLTPLGDSLYLASDASGDPIEGTPSEDQFGSLKQGMVELSNVKLVNEMVDLITAQRAYEANSKAITTSDDMLSIVNQLKR
- the rimM gene encoding ribosome maturation factor RimM (Essential for efficient processing of 16S rRNA) — protein: MNKKIYVAKLGKAVGLKGHLRLFIDSDFPEQFKKGATFTTNRDETLIVQEYNFSKELIKFENYDDIDIAKKLTNQELYVSEDQTKENCKLEDKEYFWFDIIGCEIFEDEKCLGVVKDIHRYPLDDYLEVSTNSDLIKSLNLPKSFLIPYIREEFILEVDIDNKVIKTQKCFEILENS
- a CDS encoding KH domain-containing protein → MITNFIESYAKLIVSKPEEVSISTHKVDETFTEITIKANSADIGKLIGKNGNMINALKTMANGCKAKDGVSYKIQVLAN
- the rpsP gene encoding 30S ribosomal protein S16, with the protein product MTVIRLTRMGRNKKPFYRIVVTDSRKRRDSGWIESIGYFNPVSEPKVLKLDEERYNYWVSVGAKPSEKVKKLAAQK